The following proteins come from a genomic window of Nocardiopsis sp. YSL2:
- a CDS encoding glutaminase translates to MSGAAHGTTDARFAGILDSVMEQVRPHVGAGRDADYIPELSKVDPRQFGFTVATVDGSVHSVGDFHVRFSMQSITKVFTLALVMSRADHGIWQRVGREPSGSAFNSLYQLEFENGIPRNPLINPGAIVVTDQLLSDTGDALSALLDLLRAETGNPELSVDSVTAGSEAETGHRNRALAYLMASFDNMRNPVPEALDHYFRQCSITISTEELARAGLLLARHGVRADGGRLISHGDARRIMSIMLTCGTYDAAGEFAYRIGLPCKSGVGGGILAIVPGRYSVAAWGPGLDTKGNSVAGAAALEAFTDLTHCSVF, encoded by the coding sequence ATGAGCGGTGCCGCCCACGGCACGACCGACGCCCGCTTCGCCGGGATCCTGGACAGCGTCATGGAGCAGGTCCGCCCGCACGTCGGGGCGGGCCGGGACGCCGACTACATCCCGGAGCTGAGCAAGGTCGACCCGCGCCAGTTCGGGTTCACCGTCGCCACCGTGGACGGCTCCGTCCACTCCGTCGGCGACTTCCACGTCCGCTTCTCCATGCAGAGCATCACCAAGGTCTTCACCCTGGCGCTGGTGATGAGCCGGGCCGACCACGGGATCTGGCAGCGGGTCGGCCGCGAGCCGTCCGGATCGGCCTTCAACTCGCTCTACCAACTGGAGTTCGAGAACGGAATCCCGCGCAACCCGCTGATCAACCCGGGCGCCATCGTCGTCACCGACCAGCTGCTGAGCGACACCGGTGACGCCCTGTCCGCGCTGTTGGACCTGCTGCGCGCGGAGACGGGCAACCCGGAGCTGAGCGTCGACAGCGTCACCGCGGGCTCCGAGGCCGAGACGGGCCACCGCAACCGGGCCCTCGCCTACCTGATGGCGAGCTTCGACAACATGCGCAACCCGGTGCCCGAGGCGCTCGACCACTACTTCCGCCAGTGCTCGATCACCATCTCGACCGAGGAGCTGGCCCGCGCGGGACTGCTGCTGGCCCGGCACGGGGTACGCGCCGACGGCGGTCGGCTGATCAGCCACGGAGACGCCCGGCGCATCATGTCGATCATGCTGACCTGCGGCACCTACGACGCGGCGGGCGAGTTCGCCTACCGCATCGGGCTTCCCTGCAAGAGCGGCGTGGGCGGCGGCATCCTGGCGATCGTGCCGGGACGCTACTCCGTGGCCGCCTGGGGGCCGGGGCTGGACACCAAGGGCAACTCGGTCGCGGGCGCGGCGGCGCTGGAGGCGTTCACCGACCTCACCCACTGCTCGGTGTTCTGA